The nucleotide sequence TCGGGTAGTTTCTTGCCCACTCGCGCTCCTTGTCCGACCGTGTCGGCGACCTCTACACGTTAGGTGAGCCTAATCGATCTGGGGGCGTGGGGCTGCTCACAGTCGGGCTACAGGTATCCTGGTGTGGTCCGCGTATGGCCAAAGTCGGCCAGGCGTGTCTCGAACGCGCGAGCGTGGGCACCACACCCGAACTTGAAACCCTTTGGAGCCTTCGCGTGCCCGCAGCCAGCGCCACCGCAGTCGATGCCGGCCGCTCGTCCGGCAAGACCCGGCCCGACCTGCGCAACGTCGCCATCGTCGCACACGTCGACCACGGCAAGACGACCCTCGTCGACGCGATGCTCCGGCAGTCCGGCGCCTTCGAGGAACGCGCCGAACTCGTCGATCGCGTGATGGACTCCGGGGAGCTCGAGCGGGAAAAGGGCATCACCATTCTCGCGAAGAACACCTCCATCCGCCGCAAGACCGACGAGGGCATGGTGACGATCAACGTCATCGACACCCCCGGTCACGCCGACTTCGGCGGCGAGGTCGAGCGCGGCCTGTCCATGGTCGACGGGGTGGTGCTGCTGGTCGACGCCAGCGAGGGCCCGCTCCCGCAGACCCGGTTCGTGCTGCGCAAGACCCTCGAAGCCGGCCTGCCGGTGATCCTGGTCGTCAACAAGACCGACCGTCCCGACGCCCGGATCTCCGAGGTCGTCGAAGAGACCCACGACCTCCTGCTCGACCTGGCCGGTGACATCGAGGACGCCGACCTCGACGCGATCCTCGACCTGCCGGTCGTCTTCGCCTCCGCGCGTGCGGGCAAGGCGAGCCTCGAGCAGCCCGCCGACGGCGCGGTGCCCGAGAGCGAGAACCTCGACCCGCTGTTCGAGACCCTGATGCGCCACGTGCCGCCGCCCTTCGCCGACCGCGAGGGCCCGCTGCGCGCGCTGGTCACCAACCTCGACGCCTCCAACTTCCTCGGCCGGATCGCGCTGATCCGCATCCACTCCGGCAGCCTGCGCAAGGGCCAGACGGTGGCGTGGATGCGCGAGGACGGCACCATCCAGAACGTCCGCATCTCCGAACTGCTGGTCACCGAGGCGCTCACCCGCGTCCCGGCGACCGAGGCGAGCGCGGGCGAGCTGGTCGCCATCGCCGGTATCCCGGAGATCACCATCGGCGACACCCTCGCCGACGTGGAGAACCCGGAGGCGCTGCCCCGGATCGCCGTCGACGAGCCCGCCATCTCGATGACCATCGGTGTCAACACCTCGCCGCTGGCCGGCCGCAGCGGCGGCGACAAGGTCACCGCCCGCCTGGTGAAGGCGCGCCTGGACCAGGAGCTGATCGGTAACGTCTCGATCCGCGTCCTGCCGACCGAGCGCCCCGACACCTGGGAGGTCCAGGGGCGTGGCGAGCTGGCGCTGGCCATCCTCGTCGAGCAGATGCGCCGCGAGGGCTTCGAGCTGACCGTCGGCAAGCCGCAGGTGGTCACCAAGATGATCGACGGCAAGCTGCACGAACCGTTCGAGCGGCTGTCGATCGACTCCCCGGAGGAGCACCTCGGCGGCATCACGCAGCTGCTGGCCGCTCGCAAGGGCCGCATGGAGCACATGGGCGGGCACGGCACCGGCCGCATCAAGCTCGACTACGTCCTCCCGGCGCGCGGCCTGATCGGCTTCCGCACCGACTTCCTCACCGAGACCCGCGGCACCGGTATCGCGAACCACGTGTTCGAGGGGTACTTCCCGTGGGCCGGCGAGATCCGCACCCGTCACTCCGGTTCGCTGGTCGCCGACCGGTCCGGCCCGATCACCGCGTACGCGATGATCCAGCTGGCCGACCGCGGCACCTTCTTCGTGGAGCCGGGCGCCGAGGTGTACGAGGGCATGGTCGTGGGCGAGAACCCGCGCGCCGAGGACCTCGACATCAACATCACCAAGGAGAAGAAGCTGACCAACATGCGTCAGTCCTCCGCCGACGTGATGGAGACGCTGGCCCGCCCGCGCAAGATGGGCCTGGAGGAGGCGCTGGAGTTCTGCTCCGTCGACGAGTGCGTCGAGGTCGCCCCCGACGTCGTCCGGATCCGCAAGGTCACGCTGGACGTCAACCAGCGCGCCAAGGAGCGCAACCGCAACAAGAACCGCGGCTGACCCGCCAAGCGAACGCCGGAGGGCGCCTGCTCACTCACCGTGAGTAGGCGCCCTCCGGCGTTTTCGCGTCCCGATGCGGTCACGCACCGTATTCGGCTGGGCGTTCTTCGTTAAAGAAAGGTCCTTTCTCGACAATTCCGCTGGAAAGTCGAACTCCTTTTCGGACGGTGTTCACAACACCGGAACACCCCGGACCGAACGGCGCCGGAGCGGCCGCGCGTGCCGTGCGGAGAACGCGGATCCGGGCGGGCGCGAAACAAAAGACCCTAAATGCGTCCGGATAGGACTCGCGGTCGCGATCGTTTCGGTCATCAATCGTGCGGTGGCGAACATTCCGGCGGCCGTTCCGGAATGTTCCGGGTTGCGGAACCGATTGCCGGACCGGCGTGTTCAGGCGTCTCCGAAAAGCCGCGGTCCGGCAGGAACCCCGGGGGCCTCCCGGACGTCCACCGGAGGAGGACGGCATCCGGTCGGGCGACGACCGGGCCGATATGGGAATCTCGCTGCCGAGGCCATGGCGCGCGTGATAGCTCTATGGCGACCAGGCGAGGGACAAACCGGGAGGATCAAGGCGTGCGGTCACCGACCACAGCGGCGTCCATGCTGGCGTGCGCGGCCGTGCTTCTCGCCGCCTGCAGCAACACCCCGCCCCCGCCCGTGGTCAGCTCCTCGGCCTCCCCGGTGAGCACGTCGACCACGAAGGCGCCTTCCCAGGTGGTCGTGGGTGTCGACGACGTCCTCGGCGGCTACAACCCGCACAACCTCGCTGACGCCTCCCAGGTCACGTCGGCGCTTTCGCAGCTGCTGCTCCCGTCGGTGTTCCGCCCCAAGGACGACGGCAGCTTCGAGCTGGACAAGAACCTGATGAAGTCCGCCGAGGTCGTGTCCCAGCAGCCGTTCACGGTCGCGTACACGATCCGCCCGGACGCCTCCTGGTCCGACAGCGCGCCGATCGCCGCCGAGGATTTCGCCTATCTCCGCGAGGCGATGCGCGACCAGCCGGGCGTCATCGGCGCCGCCGGCTATCGGCTGATCTCGGACATCCAATCGCGTGAAGGCGGCAAGCGGGTCGAGGTCACCTTCGCGAAGCCGTATCCGGGCTGGCAGACGCTCTTCGGCAACCTCCTGCCCGCGCATCTGCTCAAGGACGCCCCGAACGGGTGGCAGGGCGCACTGGCGACGACGTTCCCGGCGGTCGGCGGCCCGTACTCCATCAAGGGCCTCGACACCGCGCGCGGAGAGATCACCCTGGAGCGCAACGAGCGCTATTGGGAGAAACCCTCCGCCCTCGACC is from Amycolatopsis lurida and encodes:
- the typA gene encoding translational GTPase TypA, with product MPAASATAVDAGRSSGKTRPDLRNVAIVAHVDHGKTTLVDAMLRQSGAFEERAELVDRVMDSGELEREKGITILAKNTSIRRKTDEGMVTINVIDTPGHADFGGEVERGLSMVDGVVLLVDASEGPLPQTRFVLRKTLEAGLPVILVVNKTDRPDARISEVVEETHDLLLDLAGDIEDADLDAILDLPVVFASARAGKASLEQPADGAVPESENLDPLFETLMRHVPPPFADREGPLRALVTNLDASNFLGRIALIRIHSGSLRKGQTVAWMREDGTIQNVRISELLVTEALTRVPATEASAGELVAIAGIPEITIGDTLADVENPEALPRIAVDEPAISMTIGVNTSPLAGRSGGDKVTARLVKARLDQELIGNVSIRVLPTERPDTWEVQGRGELALAILVEQMRREGFELTVGKPQVVTKMIDGKLHEPFERLSIDSPEEHLGGITQLLAARKGRMEHMGGHGTGRIKLDYVLPARGLIGFRTDFLTETRGTGIANHVFEGYFPWAGEIRTRHSGSLVADRSGPITAYAMIQLADRGTFFVEPGAEVYEGMVVGENPRAEDLDINITKEKKLTNMRQSSADVMETLARPRKMGLEEALEFCSVDECVEVAPDVVRIRKVTLDVNQRAKERNRNKNRG